In the Paenibacillus pabuli genome, one interval contains:
- the gndA gene encoding NADP-dependent phosphogluconate dehydrogenase, with amino-acid sequence MSKQQIGVIGLAVMGKNLALNIESKGFSVSVFNRSPEKTNDLLKEAEGKNLIGAFSIEEFVASLESPRKILIMVQAGKATDATIEQLLPHLDQGDIIIDGGNAYFPDTQRRSKELEEKGFRFIGAGVSGGEEGALKGPAIMPGGQESAYELVEPILTAISAKVGDDACSTYIGPDGAGHYVKMVHNGIEYGDMQLIGEAYHLLKSVLNVSVEELHEIFTEWNQGELDSYLIEITADIFSKYDPETGKPMVDVILDAAGQKGTGKWTSQSALDLGVPLSMITESVFSRFLSAMKDERVAASKILNGPKTEAFSGDKKAFIESVRKALFASKIVSYAQGFAQMRAASDEYGWDLKYGNIAMIFRGGCIIRSQFLQNIKEAYDKDAELKNLLLDPYFQNIVESYQDAWREVVAAAVKQGIPVPGFSSALSYYDSYRTERLPANLLQAQRDYFGAHTFKRVDKEGSFHFQWMDTNE; translated from the coding sequence ATGAGTAAACAACAGATTGGTGTTATTGGACTTGCAGTAATGGGCAAAAACTTGGCCCTTAATATTGAAAGCAAAGGATTCTCGGTATCGGTGTTCAACCGTTCCCCGGAGAAAACAAACGATCTTTTGAAAGAAGCTGAGGGTAAAAACCTGATTGGTGCGTTCTCCATTGAAGAGTTCGTGGCATCCCTGGAATCCCCGCGCAAAATTTTGATCATGGTTCAAGCCGGTAAAGCGACTGATGCAACCATCGAGCAACTGCTTCCACATCTGGATCAAGGCGACATCATTATTGACGGAGGTAACGCCTACTTCCCTGACACGCAACGCCGCAGCAAAGAGCTGGAAGAAAAAGGTTTCCGTTTCATCGGAGCCGGTGTATCCGGTGGCGAAGAAGGCGCACTTAAAGGTCCGGCAATCATGCCAGGCGGTCAAGAAAGTGCATACGAATTGGTTGAACCGATTCTGACAGCCATTTCAGCAAAAGTTGGCGATGATGCCTGCAGCACGTACATTGGACCGGATGGTGCCGGACACTACGTCAAAATGGTGCACAACGGTATTGAATACGGAGATATGCAGTTGATTGGTGAAGCTTACCACCTGCTCAAATCCGTTCTGAATGTTTCCGTTGAGGAATTGCACGAAATCTTCACGGAGTGGAATCAAGGTGAACTGGACAGCTATCTGATCGAAATTACGGCAGATATCTTCTCCAAATACGATCCGGAAACCGGCAAACCCATGGTTGACGTTATTCTGGATGCGGCCGGACAAAAAGGAACAGGCAAATGGACAAGCCAAAGTGCGCTGGATCTCGGCGTGCCACTGTCCATGATTACGGAATCCGTATTCTCCCGTTTCCTGTCCGCGATGAAGGACGAGCGTGTAGCTGCGAGCAAAATCCTGAACGGACCGAAGACTGAAGCGTTCTCCGGAGATAAAAAAGCGTTTATCGAGAGCGTACGTAAAGCTTTGTTCGCAAGTAAAATCGTATCCTACGCACAAGGCTTCGCCCAAATGCGTGCGGCTTCCGACGAATATGGATGGGATCTAAAATACGGCAACATCGCGATGATCTTCCGCGGCGGCTGCATTATCCGTTCACAGTTCCTGCAAAACATCAAAGAAGCCTATGACAAAGATGCAGAACTCAAAAACCTGCTTCTGGATCCATACTTCCAAAACATCGTTGAATCCTACCAGGATGCTTGGCGTGAAGTTGTAGCTGCTGCTGTAAAACAAGGTATTCCGGTACCTGGTTTCTCCAGCGCCCTGTCCTACTATGACAGTTACCGTACAGAGCGTTTGCCTGCAAACCTGCTGCAAGCGCAACGTGACTACTTCGGTGCTCACACGTTCAAACGTGTGGACAAAGAAGGTTCATTCCACTTCCAATGGATGGATACAAACGAGTAA
- a CDS encoding metallophosphoesterase, with the protein MFVLAGILFLVVYGLLVFYIGWSGWSWMKPVVSARFRWFYIAALVFLAVSFILARLFGSISFLSVIGSYWLAIFSLLLLILPVIHLTLWLLRLTRIPRHHTQKWAGVVTLVLLLSTMAYGIYNAYSPVVREYSIQIDKKVEGIDSLNIVMAADMHFGLLSGPAHAKRMVEEINALKPDLVLYPGDLIDDNLDMYLGSGIADIISGIQAPYGVYASLGNHDKFDGPIEDLIAALEKSNMQVLYDDKVMLDDKITLIGRKDRTENDRAEVATLMQDTDLSKPVLMMDHQPYDLDIAEQNRVDLVVSGHTHRGQIAPAQFITQAIYENDWGYLQKGSMHSIVTSGYGFWGPPIRTSSRSEIVQIHVTFQQ; encoded by the coding sequence ATGTTCGTATTGGCAGGCATTTTGTTTTTGGTTGTATACGGTTTATTGGTGTTCTACATAGGTTGGAGCGGCTGGAGCTGGATGAAGCCCGTCGTGTCAGCCAGGTTTCGATGGTTCTACATTGCAGCACTTGTATTTCTTGCGGTTTCATTCATTCTGGCCCGGCTGTTTGGAAGTATATCCTTCTTAAGTGTAATTGGTTCTTACTGGCTGGCTATTTTTTCACTGCTGCTGCTGATCTTGCCAGTAATCCATCTAACATTGTGGTTACTCCGTTTAACACGGATTCCCAGACATCACACACAGAAGTGGGCGGGTGTCGTTACTCTGGTGTTACTTCTCTCTACGATGGCTTATGGGATCTATAATGCGTATAGTCCGGTAGTAAGGGAGTACAGCATTCAAATTGATAAAAAGGTGGAAGGGATCGACAGTCTCAACATTGTTATGGCTGCGGATATGCATTTTGGACTTCTATCAGGTCCGGCACACGCCAAGCGCATGGTGGAGGAAATCAACGCGTTGAAGCCGGATCTGGTCCTCTATCCCGGTGACCTTATTGATGACAATCTGGACATGTATCTGGGTAGTGGCATTGCAGATATTATCAGTGGTATTCAGGCGCCATACGGAGTCTATGCTTCACTGGGCAATCATGACAAGTTCGACGGACCGATTGAAGATCTGATTGCTGCGCTGGAGAAGAGCAATATGCAAGTGCTTTACGATGACAAGGTCATGCTGGATGACAAAATTACCCTGATTGGACGCAAAGACAGGACGGAAAACGATCGTGCCGAAGTAGCAACGCTGATGCAGGATACCGATCTCAGCAAGCCGGTGCTGATGATGGATCATCAGCCGTATGATCTGGATATAGCGGAGCAGAATCGTGTGGATCTGGTTGTATCCGGTCACACCCACCGTGGCCAGATTGCACCTGCTCAGTTCATCACGCAGGCGATCTACGAGAACGATTGGGGTTACCTGCAAAAAGGTTCCATGCACTCCATTGTGACCTCTGGATATGGCTTCTGGGGACCACCAATCCGCACGAGCAGTCGCTCCGAAATCGTTCAGATTCATGTGACATTCCAACAATAA
- the licT gene encoding BglG family transcription antiterminator LicT, protein MIIKQIFNNNIVSTVDDKNQELLILGRGIGFKFKVGDEIDEERIEKVFRLQDASIYEKFKSIVTEVPIEILQATDDIVTLARTQLNKTISDGIYVSLSDHIHFALQRMEKGMITRNPLSWEVQHFYKAEYDVAREALTLLKERLDIDFPKDEICNIALHFINAEVNDSMNDVTHLMQLLQEIMNIIKYHFNVELDEDSVNYFRFITHLKYFCQRVITHSTHDDAEEYLYEVVRKNYPETFKCIGKIETFIHKNYQYDMTHSEQLYLTLHLERLMKTKREN, encoded by the coding sequence ATGATTATTAAACAGATATTTAATAACAATATTGTCAGTACCGTGGATGACAAAAATCAGGAGCTGCTGATCCTCGGCCGGGGTATCGGGTTTAAGTTCAAAGTCGGTGATGAGATTGATGAGGAACGGATCGAAAAAGTATTCCGTCTTCAGGATGCATCGATCTACGAGAAGTTCAAGTCCATCGTCACAGAAGTGCCGATTGAAATCCTGCAGGCAACGGATGATATCGTAACGCTAGCACGGACGCAATTGAACAAAACCATCAGTGACGGGATCTATGTCTCGTTGTCGGATCACATTCATTTTGCCTTGCAGCGTATGGAAAAGGGCATGATCACGAGGAATCCGCTTTCCTGGGAAGTTCAGCATTTTTACAAGGCGGAGTACGATGTCGCCCGAGAAGCGCTCACGTTGCTGAAGGAAAGACTGGATATTGATTTTCCCAAGGATGAGATTTGCAACATTGCTCTGCATTTCATCAATGCGGAAGTCAATGATTCCATGAATGATGTGACCCATCTCATGCAGCTGCTTCAGGAAATCATGAATATTATCAAATATCACTTCAATGTCGAATTGGATGAAGATAGCGTCAATTATTTCCGCTTCATCACACATTTGAAATACTTCTGCCAGAGAGTCATTACGCATTCAACTCATGATGATGCAGAGGAGTATTTATACGAGGTGGTTCGGAAAAACTATCCCGAAACCTTCAAATGTATCGGCAAGATCGAAACCTTTATCCATAAGAATTATCAATACGACATGACTCACTCGGAACAGTTATATCTTACGCTCCATCTGGAGCGGTTAATGAAAACCAAGCGAGAAAATTAG
- a CDS encoding beta-glucoside-specific PTS transporter subunit IIABC: MNHQETAQEIIKAVGGTNNINSVYHCITRLRFELKDNDKVDNGTLKKLDKVMGTNISGDQFQVIIGNDVPKVFDAMVKEHPALQQSQEKKEVKSDKNKNVILKIFETIAGVFAPMLPAITAAGMLKGLLALFVSLGWMSAGTDTYRILSAIGDGVFHYLPLLIAVSAARKFGSNPFVAIALGTALMYPDMSTLLSSGESVAFIGIPVTAVSYASSVIPILLAVWLMSYVEKWVDRVIPAALKLLLVPLITLLVMVPVTLIAIGPLGTFVGNGLSGGINWLLNEGGLIAGIVLGGAMALIIMTGMHYALVPIILSNIATLGFDKFLPLTYISNMGQAGATLGVFFRAKDKKLKTVALSTSFTALMGVTEPAMYGVNMKYKKPFAAAMIGSAVGGGFALAFGAKAYVLAGNGGLPGLPSLIGQTFWYSLIGMILAFVVGAIMSTVFGIKEEEGDAEALAQFSPGASAAPAAAPSNESAEVNVDDLGAPTPTSNAVAVAPMTGKAIPLKEVNDPTFGDELMGKGVAFVPSVGELVSPVTGTVMNVFKTKHAIVVRSDNGMELLIHVGINTVKLRGQYFESHVTAGTRVQAGDKLLSFELDQIAKEYDITTAMVVTNTADYQEIKPVNLGEITMGQEVLKAQM; encoded by the coding sequence ATGAACCATCAGGAAACGGCACAGGAAATTATTAAAGCCGTTGGGGGAACAAACAACATCAACTCAGTGTACCACTGTATTACCCGGCTTCGCTTTGAGTTGAAAGACAATGACAAAGTGGATAACGGTACACTCAAGAAGCTGGACAAGGTCATGGGGACCAACATCTCCGGTGACCAATTCCAGGTCATTATCGGTAACGATGTACCGAAAGTGTTCGATGCCATGGTGAAAGAACATCCGGCACTGCAGCAGAGTCAGGAAAAGAAAGAAGTCAAATCGGACAAAAATAAAAATGTAATTCTTAAAATATTTGAAACTATTGCAGGGGTCTTTGCTCCGATGCTGCCAGCGATCACCGCTGCTGGTATGCTCAAAGGTTTGCTTGCCTTATTTGTATCTCTCGGCTGGATGTCGGCAGGTACGGATACGTATCGCATTCTCTCAGCGATCGGGGATGGCGTATTCCATTACCTGCCTCTATTGATCGCAGTTAGCGCTGCCCGCAAATTCGGCAGTAATCCGTTTGTTGCGATTGCGCTAGGTACAGCGTTAATGTATCCGGATATGAGCACGCTGCTCTCCAGCGGCGAGTCTGTAGCTTTTATCGGCATTCCGGTAACGGCAGTAAGCTATGCTTCATCGGTTATCCCGATTTTGCTGGCCGTATGGCTCATGTCCTATGTGGAGAAGTGGGTTGACCGCGTAATTCCGGCCGCTCTGAAGCTGCTGCTTGTTCCATTGATCACGTTGCTTGTTATGGTTCCGGTTACGCTGATCGCGATCGGTCCATTAGGTACTTTCGTAGGTAATGGATTGTCCGGCGGTATCAACTGGCTGCTCAATGAAGGTGGACTCATTGCGGGTATCGTGCTTGGCGGCGCAATGGCGCTCATTATTATGACAGGGATGCACTATGCACTCGTTCCAATTATCCTGAGTAACATTGCTACACTGGGCTTTGATAAATTCTTGCCGCTAACGTATATCTCCAATATGGGTCAAGCCGGAGCAACGCTCGGCGTATTTTTCCGTGCAAAAGACAAAAAGCTCAAAACCGTTGCATTGTCTACAAGCTTTACAGCGCTCATGGGTGTAACTGAACCGGCAATGTACGGTGTAAACATGAAGTACAAAAAACCTTTTGCTGCAGCCATGATTGGTAGTGCTGTAGGTGGTGGGTTCGCTCTGGCATTTGGAGCCAAGGCTTATGTACTTGCGGGTAATGGCGGACTTCCTGGACTGCCTTCCCTGATTGGACAGACGTTCTGGTATTCCCTAATTGGGATGATTCTTGCCTTCGTGGTAGGTGCGATTATGTCCACGGTATTCGGAATCAAGGAGGAAGAAGGAGACGCAGAAGCGCTCGCTCAGTTCTCCCCTGGGGCATCTGCTGCGCCAGCAGCAGCGCCTTCCAATGAGTCAGCAGAGGTAAACGTGGACGACCTGGGTGCACCAACGCCGACAAGTAATGCGGTTGCTGTTGCTCCGATGACAGGAAAAGCAATTCCACTGAAAGAAGTCAATGATCCAACGTTTGGCGATGAATTGATGGGTAAAGGTGTTGCATTTGTTCCTAGCGTAGGCGAGCTCGTATCACCAGTGACAGGGACGGTTATGAATGTGTTCAAAACAAAACATGCGATCGTTGTCCGCAGCGATAACGGAATGGAACTTCTGATCCATGTGGGAATCAATACGGTCAAGCTGCGCGGGCAATACTTTGAATCCCATGTTACCGCCGGAACTCGCGTACAGGCCGGTGACAAGCTGCTTTCCTTTGAACTTGATCAAATCGCGAAAGAATATGACATTACAACGGCCATGGTTGTTACGAACACGGCTGACTACCAGGAAATTAAGCCAGTAAACTTGGGTGAGATCACGATGGGTCAAGAGGTGTTGAAAGCCCAGATGTAA